One part of the Pecten maximus chromosome 1, xPecMax1.1, whole genome shotgun sequence genome encodes these proteins:
- the LOC117337673 gene encoding interferon-induced protein 44-like, with protein sequence MANGLTQHHKDQLSKWIKPSKRHKFILLYKISRDGCNAETFHSYCDNKGPTVTVLYNTDNSVYGGYTSVSWTSSDGYINDAKAFLFQLEYSGTAQPMKFPNKTNGIDAIYGYANYGPIFGRGNDLYCFKTNVNRSGNHFALNGYASVGKTYDMQGQDYKSVMNGHLNVIDLEVYSVEEYVLLSQPWVRDIDWSATFEETIKNKVANYKPLTGLDLKQARILLVGQVGAGKSSYFNTINSIFRGHISGQANVGSAEHSLTTSYRMYEIHDGYASQTLNFRLCDTRGLEEDQGLNDQDVGYILDGHVPDRYNFNPAIPFTSDAQGFVKKPTFSDKIQCVAFVIDASTVDVIPKEVLERIRAMQVGINYRGIPQMILLTKIDKICEEISHDVSKVFFSSAVKECVDKVAVLMGLPRSHVLPVKNYECEVDLDQNVNILSLRSLGRILNFVDDFLFNKLDEIVGGKIDTLNTSE encoded by the exons ATGGCGAACGGGTTAACACAGCATCATAAGGACCAACTTTCCAAATGGATAAAACCGTCTAAAAGGCACAAGTTTATCTTACTTTACAAGATCAGTCGTGACGGATGTAATGCCGAAACTTTCCATAGTTACTGTGACAACAAGGGACCAACCGTCACCGTCCTGTACAATACTGACAACTCTGTGTACGGGGGTTACACCTCTGTAAGCTGGACGTCCAGTGATGGCTATATCAATGATGCGAAGGCATTTCTATTCCAACTGGAGTATAGTGGAACAGCCCAGCCGATGAAGTTTCCTAACAAAACAAACGGCATAGACGCGATATATGGATACGCCAATTATGGACCAATATTTGGGCGTGGTAATGACTTATATTGCTTCAAGACAAACGTAAATAGATCTGGTAATCATTTTGCATTGAACGGCTACGCCTCTGTTGGCAAAACGTACGACATGCAGGGTCAGGACTACAAAAGTGTGATGAACGGCCATCTGAATGTCATAGATCTGGAGGTTTACAGCGTGGAAG AGTACGTCCTGCTTAGCCAGCCCTGGGTACGGGATATTGATTGGAGTGCTACG TTTGAAGAAACAATCAAGAACAAAGTGGCAAATTATAAGCCACTAACCGGATTGGACCTCAAGCAGGCGAGGATTCTATTGGTCGGACAGGTCGGGGCTGGAAAGTCGAGTTACTTCAACACCATCAACTCCATCTTCCGGGGACATATCAGCGGTCAGGCCAACGTCGGAAGTGCTGAGCACAGTCTTACAACATCC TACCGGATGTATGAAATACATGACGGATATGCCAGTCAAACCTTAAACTTCCGGTTGTGCGACACACGTGGCCTGGAAGAGGATCAAGGCCTGAATGATCAAGATGTTGGATATATACTTGATGGTCACGTGCCTGACAGATATAAT TTTAACCCGGCAATACCGTTCACCTCTGATGCTCAAGGATTCGTGAAAAAACCTACTTTCTCAGACAAAATCCAGTGTGTGGCGTTTGTTATAGACGCTAGTACTGTCGACGTCATCCCCAAGGAAGTCTTGGAACGTATCAGAGCAATGCAAGTAGGAATTAATTATAGAG GCATACCTCAAATGATACTCTTGACAAAAATCGACAAAATCTGTGAGGAAATATCCCATGACGTCAGCAAAGTTTTCTTCAGTTCCGCGGTAAAAGAGTGTGTGGACAAAGTTGCCGTTTTGATGGGACTGCCAAGATCCCATGTGCTTCCGGTAAAGAATTATGAATGTGAGGTTGACCTTGACCAGAACGTCAACATATTGTCACTTCGCAGCCTCGGtcgaattttgaattttgttgaCGACTTCTTGTTCAACAAACTTGACGAAATCGTAGGAGGAAAAATTGATACTTTGAATACGAGTGAATAG